In the Deltaproteobacteria bacterium genome, CGATACGGATCGGCAGGGGGAGCATGTGGGTGATCAGGATTATCACGAAGAAAAGCCCCTTTCCCCGGAAATCGCCGAAGTAGGTGAAGGCAAAGGCGGCCATAAGGGAGAGGGCGATCTTGCCCACGGCCACGGCCACGGAGATGAACGCGCTGTTGAACAGGAGGCGGCCCATCTTCACGGTCTTCCAGGCGGCCACGTAGTTCTGGATCGTGTCCGTGCCCGGCGTAAACTTGGGAGGATAGACAAAGACGTCCTGGAAGGACTGGGTGCTCACGATAAAGGCATAAAAGACCGGAAAGGCGATGATCACAATAGAGGTGATCAAAACCAGATGAACCAGAAAGTGGAAAAAACGGTTCCTATTCATCTCCATCCTATTGGTAGAAGACCCACCGCTTGGCAAACCTGAACTGGAGCAGAGTCAGCCCGGCCACAAAGACAAAGAGCACGATCGACTGGGCCGAGGCGTAACCGGTCTTCAAACTGATGAACCCGTCATAGTAGAGCTTGTAGACCAGGACCTCCGTGGCCCGTGCAGGACCACCCTCGGTCATGACATCTATCAGGCCGAAGACCTGGAAGAAGCCGTAGAGAGTGTTCATGATCAAGAGGAAGAGGGTCATCGGCGATAGGAGGGGGAAGGTAATCTTCAGGAAACGGGTCAGAGCCCCGGCCCCGTCGATTTCGGAAGCCTCGATAAGCTCCCGGGGGATGGTTTGAAGACCGGCCAGGAAAAAGATCACGTTGTAGCCCACCATCTTCCACATGGCAGCCAGCGTAATCACCACAACCGCAAAGGTGCCGTTGGTCCGCCAGTTTGGCATCGTCCCGGAGACAAGGGAGATGAAGTAGGAGAAGGCTCCTGTGGAAGGATCAAAGACCAGGGCCCAGATGGTCCCGGCCACCGCGGGCGACAAGGCATACGGCCAGATCAGGGCCGTTCTGTAAAGTCCTATACCGGCCACCTTCTGATTCGCCACCAGAGCCAGGGCCAGGCAGACGGCAAGGCCGATCACAACGATGGCACCCGTAAAAACCAGCGTGACGATGAAGCTGTTGAGATAATCGGGATTGAGCAGCTTGATGAAATTGTCGAATGCAACGTAGACGAGCCGGTCACCGAAGGGTGAGACCCTGAAGAAACTGTAGTAGAGGGACTGGATAGAGGGGATAATCAGAAACACGATCACGATGACGACAGACGGGGAGAGAAGGAGGTAGGGGAGCAATCGACCGGGGAATCTACTTTGCATGGCTTACCAGAGAGAATCGGGGGCACATGGTAAGCCTCGTGCCCCCTTCCAAGCCTCGCGGTTATTGATAGAGCTCGTTGTACTCCTTCAGAAGCCTGTTAGCCTCGGCCGCATACTCGTCCATCGCCTCCTGGGGCGACAGCTTGCCTTCGACCGACTTCTCCAGGGCCGTCCTGAAGGCCTGCCGAATGGCAACAAAGGGGCCGAGACGAACGCCCTGAGACGCAGGGACCTTGACGCCCGTGAGGATCTCGAGAAATGCCGTGAGGTGATTCGGGTGTTCCGAAAACCATCCCTGGTCCATAAGGAGTTTGACCGCGCTGTTGGTGCTCGGGAAATAGCCCGTATCCTTGTGCCACTGGGCCGAGACTTCGGGGCGAACCAGGTACTTGTAGAACTCCCAGACCGCATCGTATTCCTTCTGAGAATGGCCTTTCATGGTCCACAGGGTGGCTCCCCCTATAACCGTATTCCCCCTTGGATATCCCTGGAGCCTCGGGAGAAAACTCGTCCCGACCTCGAATTTGGCTGCCTTGGTGATGGAGCCGACCGAGGAGGTCGACTGGTAGAGCATGGCGATCTTCTGAGCCAGAAAAGCCTTGTTGGCGGAGTATTCAGGACCTCCATACAGGAAAACCCCCTTCTTGGCCCACTTGGTCCATTCGCTCACGACCCTCACGCCGAACTCGCGGTTGCCGAAGACCTTCGTGGCCCTTCCTGCTCTACCGTTCTGGTGGTCCGCATAGAACTGCTGGTGGAGGGTGTGCATCTGCTCGAACTGCCAGTCCGGCCACCCGAATGAGACGGCGTTGGGGGCCACACCGCTCTTCACTATCTTCTCGCCGATCTTCTCCATCTCCGCAAAAGTGGTCGGCGGTTTGGTGGGATCCAGTCCGGCCTTTCTGAACAGGTCCTTGTTATAGTAGAGAATCGACGTGGAGGAATTGAAGGGCATGGAATAGAGTTTCCCATCCACCGCATAGTAGTCTTTGATCGGGACGATGATATCGCCCCAGTCGATCTCTCCCGGTTTGGCGATCTTGAATATGGGAACGATCGCCCCGCTGTCCAGCATGGTCTGAGTACCCACTTCGTAGACCTGGACGATGTGCGGAGGGCTCCCTCCCCTGGCAGCGGCTATGGCCTTTGCCAGAACCTCCTTGTACTTGCCGCTGAACTGGGGCTCCACCTTGATGTCCGGGTGGGTGGCATTGAACCCCTCCACGATACGGTTGACAGCAGGCATCCGCTTGGCACTCATGGCGTGCCAGAAGGTGATCTTCGTCACCGCCTGGGCCGCCGTGGAAGTGATTCCCACGGCAAAAGCGGCGACCAGCAATCCGGCGAGAATGAGGACAAAATACCTATTTTCTTTCATGGCTCTTCCCTCCTCAATGGTTTGGTTTAGATACCTGTTTCACCTCCTTTCCTTCCTGCATAAACTCGCCAACCTGCGTGAATCTCCCTCCTTCCTGTGACTTTGAGTTGGGAAACATAACCGCAAAAAACCAACAGCAAAATAATGGAAAACGCTACATTTGTCAACATGCCGGCCGGCCTTCGCCAGCCGGTTCGGGACAGGGGCCTATTCTCCGATCCCGTAGATCTTCATCAATCTCTCGTTCAGCCGGGGAGATATGATCCATTTTCTTATTCTGGGTCCGATTCTCTCCATCGTCTCCAGATACAACCGGTCTCTGCTCACCTCGGGCGCCTTTTGATACGCTTCGAGAACCTTCAAAAACCTGCTCGACTCCCCCAGGGACCGATTTATCTTTTCCTCTCTGTAAGCCTCAGCCGACTTTATCAGCGCCTCGGCTTCCCCGCGGGCCTTGGGGAGGATCAGGTTCTCGAAGGCATGGGCTTCGCTTATGAACTTGTCCCTGTCTGCCTGGGCGTTGATGACGTCCTTAAAGGCCTTTATCACGTCCTTGGGTGGATGGATCTCCTGGAGGTTTGTCGTCAATATAAGAATTCCGCATCCATAGTTGTCCAGAAATTCCTGGACGATTCTCTGGGTCTGATTCTGAATCTCTATTTTTCCGATGGTTAGAACCTCATCCACGGGCATGCCGCCCAGTATCTGGGTTATGGCCGCCTCTGCAGCGACTTTGACCAAATAATCCGGGTTTTCTGTCCCGAACAGGTAATCCGAAGCATCCTTTATCGAGTATTGCAACATGATCCGCAGGTCGATAATATTGATGTCACCGGTCAGTCTCTGTACGATGGCTGCCCCGGCCTTTTCCCCTTCTCCTCCACCCTCTCTCACATAGCCTATGCTTGCCCTTCTTATCTTCCTTACCTTCGGCCTGTCCACCTTCTCGATCGGCCATGGCAAGTGGTAGTGCATGCCTGGAGAAACCACTCCCCTCACCATCCTGCCAAACCGCCTTACCACACCCTGTTCATCGGATTGCACAACATAGAAACCGGAGAGTACCCAGATCAGGGCAGCGCCTATCAAGCCAAGCCTGGACAGGGCCCTCAGGTGTTTGAAACTCGCCTTCAAATCATCCAGTACCGGGTTAGTCTTTTTCTGCCCCATGGGAAGTCACTGTTCCTGTTTTTTCCAATAGTTCCAGGAGATCCGTATCTCCTGGAAGCAAGATTGTCGTCTTTTCGTCGAGGAACTTCTCATAGCACTGCAATGTCCTTAGAAACTTGTAGAACCCGGGGTCCTTGCCAAATGCCTCGGCATATATCCGCATGGCCCCTGCGTCTCCCTCCCCCTTGATCTTCTCGGCCTCCTTGTAAGCTTCTGAGAGGATTATCTCCTTCTGCTTCTTGGCTTCCGCCTTGATCTTGGCCGCGACCTCCTGCCCCTCAGACCTGTACTTCTTCGCTATTCTCTCCCTCTCCGCCCACATGCGGGCAAAGACACTGGGTTTGTTCTCATCCGGAAAATTCAGCCGCTTCATTTTGACATCAACGACCTCAATCCCGAACTGGTGCCGGGCCCTCTGGTCGCACTTCTGGGATATGAGATCCATGATCCGCTGGAGTCGCATCTCTGCCGGATTATCCGAAACAAAGGCAGTCAGTGGATAGTTGCCGAAGACGGCACCCGCCTCAGCCCGAACAATGTCCTCCAGCCTCAACTCCGCGCTCTTTCGGTCTCTTACCGCCTGCAGAAACTTCAGCGGTTCGATTATCTTCCAACACAGGTACATATCGACCACAATATTCTGCTTGTCACCCGTCAGGAACTCCGAAGCCGTAGGATCGTAAACCAGAACCCTCTTGTCGAAGACGGTCTTTGTCTGGATGGGATCGGGCAGTTTCCAGTGCAAACCGGCTTCGCGGAGAACCTCCACAGGTCTCCCAAACTGGAGGACCACCCCGATCTCTGTCTCATCCAGGGAGAAGAGCGCGGTATTTACCATGTAGGTCAAGACTATGACCGCCAGAATGAGCGGCAACAGCTTTCTCTTCATTCTTTTCTCCCCCCGATCAAGCCCCCAACAGATCCGCGTCTCCCCGCATAGGGCCTGAGATCCAAGACATCTGTGGATCCACCTGGGATGAGAATGAATTTGTTTGTCCCGGGCAAGACTTTTTCCATGGTCTCGAGGTAGATCCGGGTCGTGCTTATGTCCCTGGCAGCACGATATTGGCCTAACTGCTCCAGAAACCGCATGGCTTCACCTTCGGCCCTGTTGACCTTTGCAATCTCATAAGCCTTCGCCTCTTCGAGAGTCCTGGCCGCATCTGCTCTTGCCCGTGGAACAATGCGATTGAAATAGGACTCAGCTTCCCTGATATACCTCTCCTTGTCTTCGCTGGCACTGGCAACCGACCTGAAGGCCGGCACCACCTCAATCGGCGGGTGGATGGCCGGAACAGCGACGTTGATGATCTCTACCCCAACCCCATATCTGTCCAGGAACCCCTGAAGCGTTCTTTCTATCTCCTGTTCGATCCAATGCCTCCTGCTGGTCAAGAGCATGTCGATGTCCTGCCTGGCTACCAGGTATCTGACCGCCGCCTCACAGGCCCCCTTTATCAGGGTCTCGGGTGCATCAACCCTGAACAGATAATCAACCATGTTCCTAATCCGGTATTGAACAACCATCCATACATCCACGATGTTCTGGTCTCCTGTCAACATCAAGGCCTCGTCGTAATGTTTCTCGTACTTCCCCTTCACGTGGCGGGTCTCCCACAGATAGGCCTCGGGTTCTTCCTCAAAGGTCTTTCGGGTTCGAAAGCCTATCTCCACCCTGTTTATTCGTCCGGTCCCCAGTCTTATTACCTTTTCAAACGGGAAAGGGAATCGATAGTGAATCCCGGGCATGACGCCTGGCTTGATAATCCTCCCGAACCTCAGCACTATCGCCTCCTCACCCGGTCTCACAGTGTAGAGGCCTGTGAGCAGATAGGAGACGACAAGACAGATAGTCGCAACCCATATGATCATCCTCCTGTAAGGCACTATCTTGCGGTAGTACCCTACAAGTCCGGTTCTTCTGAGAAAGGGAATGATTCTGAGTCGCAAGGCGATGAATTGGAGCGACGTCTTGGTCAATAGCGCCCTTGCTCCACTTTGGAATATCTCGAAACCGACCACGGTGATAAGAAAACCCACGACTATCGCGGCGACAGGATCCAGCCTGAACCCCATCATGTACCCTATCAACCCGATCAGAACCGCTATTGACGAGTACATGTCGGTTCTGGAGTGCTCGCCGTCTGCGATCAAACTCGGCGAATTCGTACTACGGCCGACATGTATCTTATAGCGGGAAAGGAAATAAGAAACCATGATCGATATCGCCGTGCCCGCCAGCGCAACGGGCAACATCCTGATCTCTGTTGTTCCTTGTCCCAACGCCCTTCTAAACACCACATAGGCTGAATACCAGATGACGACGGAGATCGTGATGGCAATCGAGTTCTCGATTCTTGATCTCAGGAGGGAGGGTATCGCCCTCTTCTGAGAGACCCGGATTCCCAAGAAGACCAGGACAGATACGAGGATATCCGACCCCGAATGAAGCGCGTCCGCCAGCAGGGCCAAACTACCAGAGAGGATTGCCAGCAGGAGTTTCAACAGGACCAAGAGAACATTGACCCCTATGGATATGAATGCAGCCGACGATTTCCTATCCAATCCCATAAGACCTGTTCCCCGAAACATCCGCGACAGTTGCAAACAAATGATCAGCCGTCAAAGGAAAGGGGCAGCCCTCGAAAAACCGTTCAAAGGCCGCCCCCTTTCACACCTCCATTTCGATCCGAGGCTGGATCTCATCTCACTCTGCCGGGTTTGAGACTCAAATCGGGACCAAATCTTGAATCAAATCTTGAATCACCCTGGCCAGACCTCTTAATCCCGGCCGGATAGGATTCAGAGTTTCCCCTGAGCCACGGGCTTGAGCCCGATTTCCCCCTTCTTCAGTACATCGCCGGGTCCCTCGAAAAATGCCAACATCTCCTCGTCGCTCGCTCCCGTCGGTCTCCACCATTCAGCCTTCAACAGGTTTGCCTTGGCTTCCTCGATTATTCCCCATTCAACAGGAACCCATTTCGTCTCATAGCTGACCTTGTGGGGAGTCAGTGTATAGAGGGTGTATTGGTTTGGATAGGAGACAGCCGCGGGGTTCACAATATAGTTTACGCCGTTTACCGTCTTGTATCGCAGACCGATATGGCGATGACCGCTCAGCACCAGTTGTACAGCGGGCACGTACTTCTCAAAGATCTTTCTGACCTCAGGTGCATTATCCACCTGGAACTTGTCGAATTTCCCCCCGAACTCGTCGTCCTTGCACCAGGCCACAAAATTGTGGTGGCAGAAAACCACGTTGACCTTGTCCCGATTAGCATAAAGTTCCTCGTCCAAGAACTTCATCTCGGACAGCGGTATATGGCCGCCCCAATGAATCGGCACATTGGAATCGAGACCGATGAGATGGAGGCCGGGCATCGGATCGGCACCCCACCAAGCGTCGGCCCCTCTGTAACCATGGCCCTGAAATGTCCAGATCACGGCCGCCTTGTTCACACCCACATATGGGGCTTTCCCGGCCTTTGCCTGTGATGCCGGGGCGTAATCGTGGTTTCCGCATACCACATAATAGGGAACCCTCAGATCATCGAGGTAGACCTTCATTAGATCGAGGTTCCAGGGTTCGCCATCCAGGAGCAAATCCCCTGTAACCACAACAAAATCGAGGTCCTCCACCTTGTTCAGCTCTCTGACGGTCTTCTCGACGATCTCTGTACTCGCAGCCCCCATCTTCATCCCGTTCACCCCGTAAAGAGCCATGTGGGTGTCGGTGACAACGGCAAATTTCGCCTTTTCAAAGGCGAAGGTTGCTGTGAAGAAAAACAGAACCAGCGATAGGGCAAGCCCTACTACAAGAAGTTTACGGTATTTTGTCGGCATCTTGACATACCTCCTTCCCTCCCGTTACTTGGTGGGGGAAATTTCTTGCTCCCAATTCGAGTCTCATTACAAGAAAATTCTTCTACTACCCCAAGAAAAATTTGTCAACCGTAGCAAGAATCCGAAATCAACCATCCAGAGTCGAGGGGCGGGAAACAACCCTGCGTCCACTCAGTCAGCCTGTAAAGTTTGACAGCGAGCCTATCCCGAGTTCCCTCTGGACAAGCAACTCCTCGTTACCCGACTTCCTTGCCGCTCCTCATAGTCATGCCGATCAAGCCCAGCAGAGCGGTCCCACCCATGAGAATCACGCTGATGGCATTTATCTCAGGTGTGATGAAAAACCGGAGCTTGGAGTAAAGAAAGATCGGCAGGGTGGGTTTTGCACCGATGAGGAAAAGGGTGGTAGAGAAGTTCTCAAAGGAGAGGAGGAAGGCGAGGATGCCCGCGCTGAAAAGGGCGGGCAAAAGATAGGGCAAGGTCACACTGAATATGGCGCCCCAGCGGCTCGAGCCGAGGTCCATGGCCGCCTCCTCCAGCTCGATGGGAAACTTGCGAAGCCTGGCACTGATCACCAGGGTTGCGATGGTACCGATGAAACTGAACTGGCCAAGCACAACCAGGAGAAACCCGGGTCTGAGAGACCTCACGATGGGCCTGGCCAGATGAGGCCCAAAGAAAGCTTTGAGAACACCGATGATACCGTGAAAGAAAACCAGGATGGAGATACCCAGGATGATGCCCGGTATGACGAGAGGCGCAATGATGGCTAAGTAGAGCACCTGTTTTCCCCGGAAGTTCTCCCGGATGAAGAGAAAGGAGCTCGTCGTGCCCGCCACCAGGCTGAAGGCCGTCACGAGAAGCGCCACCCTCATGCTCATCCCGATGGCTCGGATCATCCTGGGATCGTTGAAGACCCCCACATGATCCTTGTTCGTGCTGTAGAACCAGTCCAGCGTAGCTCCCCGCCACGGAAAAGAGGGGACCTCGTCGTTGTTGAAGGCGATGATCCCGTTGATGATCAGGGGGACGAAGAGGAAAAGAAGAAAAGCGATGATGTAGACCACGTAGATCGTATTGAGAGTCGGGGAGCTGCCGGGCCTTCTCGCGCTCACCTCACCACCTCCGTGAGTTTCTGGCGGGTAATCTTCAGGCCGAGCCACACAAAAAGCCCGCTCAGAAAGAGCAGCAGAAACCCGAACGCCGCCCCCTGGTTCCAATTCCAGGATATGATGAACTGGTTGTAAATCGTCTCGGTGAAATAGAGGCTGTTCTTCCCCCCCATGAGAGTGGGGGTGAGGTAGTTGCCGAGGGCGAGCATGAAGACGATGATGCACCCGGAAGTCACGCCGGGCACGCTGTGAGGCCAGATCACTTCCCAGAGGATGGTCCACCTCTTCGCCCCCAGGTCCTGGGCGGCTTCGATCAGAGAGTCATCGAGGCCTTCGAGAACCCCGTATATGGGGAGCAACATGAAAAGCATCGAAGCATAGACGAGCCCCACGAAGATGGCATAATCGTTGTACAGCATCTCCACCGGCTGGGAGAGTATCCCGAGTTTGACCAGTATCCAGTTTATCACCCCGGTCTCCCTCAGCATGATCATCCAGCTGTACGTCCTGACGAGCTCGCTTATCCAGAAGGGAAGGATCACGACGAGGATCAAACCGAGTTGCCACCGGCCCTTGGCCACCTTGGCCAGGAAAAATGCCGTGGGGTAGCAGATGGCCAGGGTAAAAAGGGTCGTGACGATGGCGTACATGGCGGTCCGCAGGAATATCCGCCAATAGAGGGGTTCAGAAAAAAACCTGACGTAGTTTCCCAGGTAGAACCCCTCCTCAGGATGCCGGTTATTTATGAAAGAGATGACGAAGAG is a window encoding:
- the hflK gene encoding FtsH protease activity modulator HflK; the encoded protein is MGQKKTNPVLDDLKASFKHLRALSRLGLIGAALIWVLSGFYVVQSDEQGVVRRFGRMVRGVVSPGMHYHLPWPIEKVDRPKVRKIRRASIGYVREGGGEGEKAGAAIVQRLTGDINIIDLRIMLQYSIKDASDYLFGTENPDYLVKVAAEAAITQILGGMPVDEVLTIGKIEIQNQTQRIVQEFLDNYGCGILILTTNLQEIHPPKDVIKAFKDVINAQADRDKFISEAHAFENLILPKARGEAEALIKSAEAYREEKINRSLGESSRFLKVLEAYQKAPEVSRDRLYLETMERIGPRIRKWIISPRLNERLMKIYGIGE
- a CDS encoding ABC transporter permease, which translates into the protein MEEIKRGTLYTGGSGNSRERPFPWFRLVCLIPLLLWVFGLLVFPHIQLFVISFINNRHPEEGFYLGNYVRFFSEPLYWRIFLRTAMYAIVTTLFTLAICYPTAFFLAKVAKGRWQLGLILVVILPFWISELVRTYSWMIMLRETGVINWILVKLGILSQPVEMLYNDYAIFVGLVYASMLFMLLPIYGVLEGLDDSLIEAAQDLGAKRWTILWEVIWPHSVPGVTSGCIIVFMLALGNYLTPTLMGGKNSLYFTETIYNQFIISWNWNQGAAFGFLLLFLSGLFVWLGLKITRQKLTEVVR
- a CDS encoding ABC transporter permease, which gives rise to MYVVYIIAFLLFLFVPLIINGIIAFNNDEVPSFPWRGATLDWFYSTNKDHVGVFNDPRMIRAIGMSMRVALLVTAFSLVAGTTSSFLFIRENFRGKQVLYLAIIAPLVIPGIILGISILVFFHGIIGVLKAFFGPHLARPIVRSLRPGFLLVVLGQFSFIGTIATLVISARLRKFPIELEEAAMDLGSSRWGAIFSVTLPYLLPALFSAGILAFLLSFENFSTTLFLIGAKPTLPIFLYSKLRFFITPEINAISVILMGGTALLGLIGMTMRSGKEVG
- the hflC gene encoding protease modulator HflC; this encodes MKRKLLPLILAVIVLTYMVNTALFSLDETEIGVVLQFGRPVEVLREAGLHWKLPDPIQTKTVFDKRVLVYDPTASEFLTGDKQNIVVDMYLCWKIIEPLKFLQAVRDRKSAELRLEDIVRAEAGAVFGNYPLTAFVSDNPAEMRLQRIMDLISQKCDQRARHQFGIEVVDVKMKRLNFPDENKPSVFARMWAERERIAKKYRSEGQEVAAKIKAEAKKQKEIILSEAYKEAEKIKGEGDAGAMRIYAEAFGKDPGFYKFLRTLQCYEKFLDEKTTILLPGDTDLLELLEKTGTVTSHGAEKD
- a CDS encoding sugar ABC transporter permease, yielding MQSRFPGRLLPYLLLSPSVVIVIVFLIIPSIQSLYYSFFRVSPFGDRLVYVAFDNFIKLLNPDYLNSFIVTLVFTGAIVVIGLAVCLALALVANQKVAGIGLYRTALIWPYALSPAVAGTIWALVFDPSTGAFSYFISLVSGTMPNWRTNGTFAVVVITLAAMWKMVGYNVIFFLAGLQTIPRELIEASEIDGAGALTRFLKITFPLLSPMTLFLLIMNTLYGFFQVFGLIDVMTEGGPARATEVLVYKLYYDGFISLKTGYASAQSIVLFVFVAGLTLLQFRFAKRWVFYQ
- a CDS encoding ABC transporter substrate-binding protein, with amino-acid sequence MKENRYFVLILAGLLVAAFAVGITSTAAQAVTKITFWHAMSAKRMPAVNRIVEGFNATHPDIKVEPQFSGKYKEVLAKAIAAARGGSPPHIVQVYEVGTQTMLDSGAIVPIFKIAKPGEIDWGDIIVPIKDYYAVDGKLYSMPFNSSTSILYYNKDLFRKAGLDPTKPPTTFAEMEKIGEKIVKSGVAPNAVSFGWPDWQFEQMHTLHQQFYADHQNGRAGRATKVFGNREFGVRVVSEWTKWAKKGVFLYGGPEYSANKAFLAQKIAMLYQSTSSVGSITKAAKFEVGTSFLPRLQGYPRGNTVIGGATLWTMKGHSQKEYDAVWEFYKYLVRPEVSAQWHKDTGYFPSTNSAVKLLMDQGWFSEHPNHLTAFLEILTGVKVPASQGVRLGPFVAIRQAFRTALEKSVEGKLSPQEAMDEYAAEANRLLKEYNELYQ
- the hflK gene encoding FtsH protease activity modulator HflK; translated protein: MGLDRKSSAAFISIGVNVLLVLLKLLLAILSGSLALLADALHSGSDILVSVLVFLGIRVSQKRAIPSLLRSRIENSIAITISVVIWYSAYVVFRRALGQGTTEIRMLPVALAGTAISIMVSYFLSRYKIHVGRSTNSPSLIADGEHSRTDMYSSIAVLIGLIGYMMGFRLDPVAAIVVGFLITVVGFEIFQSGARALLTKTSLQFIALRLRIIPFLRRTGLVGYYRKIVPYRRMIIWVATICLVVSYLLTGLYTVRPGEEAIVLRFGRIIKPGVMPGIHYRFPFPFEKVIRLGTGRINRVEIGFRTRKTFEEEPEAYLWETRHVKGKYEKHYDEALMLTGDQNIVDVWMVVQYRIRNMVDYLFRVDAPETLIKGACEAAVRYLVARQDIDMLLTSRRHWIEQEIERTLQGFLDRYGVGVEIINVAVPAIHPPIEVVPAFRSVASASEDKERYIREAESYFNRIVPRARADAARTLEEAKAYEIAKVNRAEGEAMRFLEQLGQYRAARDISTTRIYLETMEKVLPGTNKFILIPGGSTDVLDLRPYAGRRGSVGGLIGGRKE
- a CDS encoding metallophosphoesterase, whose protein sequence is MPTKYRKLLVVGLALSLVLFFFTATFAFEKAKFAVVTDTHMALYGVNGMKMGAASTEIVEKTVRELNKVEDLDFVVVTGDLLLDGEPWNLDLMKVYLDDLRVPYYVVCGNHDYAPASQAKAGKAPYVGVNKAAVIWTFQGHGYRGADAWWGADPMPGLHLIGLDSNVPIHWGGHIPLSEMKFLDEELYANRDKVNVVFCHHNFVAWCKDDEFGGKFDKFQVDNAPEVRKIFEKYVPAVQLVLSGHRHIGLRYKTVNGVNYIVNPAAVSYPNQYTLYTLTPHKVSYETKWVPVEWGIIEEAKANLLKAEWWRPTGASDEEMLAFFEGPGDVLKKGEIGLKPVAQGKL